The following DNA comes from Pristiophorus japonicus isolate sPriJap1 unplaced genomic scaffold, sPriJap1.hap1 HAP1_SCAFFOLD_2480, whole genome shotgun sequence.
GGGAGGGAGTTGCGGGATTGTgagccagccacgatgaaggaacggccgatatatttcccagtcgtgggatggtttgtgtgtgtgtgtgtgtgactgggagggagaacgtggaggtgatgaCGTTCCCGTGCACCTGATGCCCTCGTCCTTCGAGGCCGGGGTAGCGGTGGCGGGTTCGGGAGgttgctgccggagaagccttggcgagttgccgcgagttgcatcttgtagacggtgctcaccgcaaccacggtgcgccggtgggggagggagggagtgttcggAGGTGCTGGGTAGCGCggcccatcgagcggggctgctctgtcctgggtggtgtcatagaaacttagaaaataggtgcaggagtaggccattgggcccttcgagcctgcaccgccattgggcccttcgagcctgcaccgccattgggcccttcgagcctgcaccgccattgggcccttcgagcctgcccccgccattgggcccttcgagcctgccccaccattcaatatgatcatggctgaacatgcaacttcagtaccccactcctgccttctctccatacccccctgatccctttagccgtaagggccacatctaactccccttttgaatatatccaacgaactggcccccaacaactttctgtggtagagaattccacaggttcacaattctctgggtgaagaagtttctcctcatctcggtcctaaatggcttaccccttatccttagactgtgtgagccctggttctggacttccccaacatcgggaacatccttcctgcatctaaacctgtccagtcccgtcagaattttatatgtttctatgagatccccctctcatccttctaaactccagtgaatataagcccagtcgatccagtctttcttcatatgtcagtcctgccatcccgggaatcagtctggtgaaccttcgctgcactccctcaatagcaagaatgtccttcctcagattaggagaccaaaactgaacacaatattccaggtgtggcctcaccaaggccctgtacaactgcagtaagacctccctgctcctatactcaaatcctctcgctatgaaggccaacataccatttgccttcttcaccgcctgctgtacctgcatggccaactttcaatggctgatgtcccatgacacccaggtctcgttgcacctccccttttcctaatctgtcaccattcagataatattctgccttcctgtttttgcccccaaagtggatcacctcacatttatccacattatactgcatctgccacgcatttgccccactcacctcacctgtcccaaGTCTTATATCCTCCCTCATTTTTCCTACAACGCAACCTTGACCCGGATCTCtcgccccaccccccgctcccacccccctcaTGCAACACCACCAGCCACAGCGCGTGGGCGCTGCAAGTCAGCCGTGGCACCGACGGAATTGGTGGCCCAGCGCCGGCGCTgtcctctcccaatctctctctctctctctctccctctctgcctttgggggggggggtcaagctCCTCCCCGCGAAATCCTCACCCCGTGGCGGCCTCTCCGCGAGCCTGCCCGTCCGTCTTCTGGAGCTCCTTGAGCCTGAGGGGCGGGCGGACAGCGGCCCGTGCCCCTCCTCCCCCCGATCCGCAACTGGCGACACCGGCAGGACCCGCGTGCACGGAGACGCTGCGCGAGATCTGGCGCACCAGCCGGTTCAGGCGGGACTCCTTGGGCCGGTAGTCGCGGGCCAGCTCGGCGGCCGAGATCTCCATGTTGCCCGTGTACCAGAAGACCCAGCCGATGAGGCTGACAAAGACCACGATGGCCCCGGTGTAGATCAGCATGTCGCCGTAGTCGCGGCCCGCCCGCTGCAAGTCGGCAAAGATCCCCACCAGCAGGGTGGCCAGGCCCACGGCGTCAAGCACCACTGCCAGCCACAGTGCGTAGGTGCAGCGGGTCAAGCCCATCAACGACATAATTGGTTCCCACTACCGGCGctgtcctctctctgtctctctctgtcctctctctgtccctctctgtctctctctctctgtctctctctctctgtctctctctctctctctctcgctctgtctctcgctctctgtctctctctctgtctctctctctctctccctctctctgtctctctctctctctctctctctgtctctctctctctctgtctccccctctctatgtctctctctttctccctctctgtctttctctccctttatctctctctttctttctctctctgtctctctctctctctgtctccccctctctatgtctctctctctctctctctctgtctctctctctgtctctctctctctctgtctccccctctctatgtccctctctttctccctctctgtctttttctctccctttatctctctctttctttctctctctctctatgtctctctctctctgtctctctctctctgtctctctctctctctctccctttatctctttctctctctctccctctctctctctctgaatctgtctctctctctgtctctctctcaatctctctctctttctctctctctctctgtctggcgctCTCCCTTTATCTcttccctacacacacacactttatctCTCCCTCCCCTTATCTTTCTCTCtcccgacacactctctctctgtctctctctttctccctctctgtctttctctctccctttatctctttctctctctctctctctgtctctccctttatctttctctcttcctctctctgtctctctccttctctctctctatctttctctctccctttatttctttctctctctctctctgtctgtctctctctgtctctctctctctgtctctgtctctctctctctctctgtctctctctctctctctctctctctctccgggggaGCTCAGACCTTGAACCGCGCCCTTTACCTCTGCCCTCGTACCCGATCCCCCCGCCTATTGTCGACCTGTTGAACAAGCTCAGCCAACCTCCAGGAAACGCAGTTCAGGGCCGGACAGGCTAGGAGCAGGAGGGGGTTGGGAGTGGGGGTGGAGCGAGCGACAGGTAACTCATTCACTGCCACAGGTGTGTCTCTACCTGTCCCTGAGTCGCAGGCTGCATTGTACAGACTGGAGCAGCAAGGTATGAAACACACACTTTCTCCCCTCcacacttgaccattccaacgcactcctggccggcctcccacattctccccgacttaaactcggctgtccccgtgtcctaactcacacccagtcccactcacccatcaccccctgtgccccgtgtcctaactcacacccagtcccactcacccatcaccccctgtgctcactgaccccgtgtcctaactcacacccagtcccactcacccatcaccccctgtgctcactgacccgtgtcctaactcacgcccagtcccactcacccatcaccccctgtgctcactgaccccgtgtcctaactcacacccagtcccactcacccatcaccccctgtgctcactgacccgtgtcctaactcacacccagtcccactcacccatcaccccctgtgctcactgtcccgtgtcctaactcacacccagtcccactcacccatcaccccctgtgctcactgacccacattggctcccggttaagcaacgcctcgatttcaaagttccccATCCGTGTTTCCAAATCActcccctcctccctatctctgtaacctcctccagcccctacaattctcaccctcctgttcaaatccctccctcgcccccctccctatctctgtaacctcctccagcccctacaattctcatcctcctgttcaaatccctccctcgcccccccctccctatctctgtaaccccctgagatctctgcgcccctccaatcctgcccccttgagcatcccccgatcgctccaccatcggcggccgttccttcagctgcctggggccccaagctctggaactccctccctaaacctctccgcctctctctctcctcctccttcaagacgccccttaaaacccacctctgtggcccagcttttggtcgcctgtccccaaTATCTCCCGCTGTGTCTCGGGGTCGAgttgtgtttgataatcgctcctgtgaagcatctttgggatgttttacaacattaaaggatctaaataaatacaagttcttaTGAGAGACTAGAAtctgtggaaggagagagagatctGGGCCTTAAAGTCACACAAACCACTTAAAGTTGGCAGACAGATGAAAAAATATCGTCAGAAAGGCTACGAGATAAGTTCCTCTTTATCTCCAGGGTGCATtgaacattcagcccctcgagcctgttacacaggaacaggaggaggcccattcagcccctcgagcctgttacacaggaacaggaggcccattcggcccctcgagcctgttacacaggaacaggaggaggcccattcagcccctcgagcctgttacacaggaacaggaggaggcccattcagcccctcgagcctgttacacaggaacaggaggaggcccattcagcccctcgagcctgttacacaggaacaggaggcccattcagcccctcgagcctgttacacaggaacaggaggaggcccattcagcccctcgagccagttacacaggaacaggaggaggcccattcggcccctcgagcttgttacacaggaacaggaggcccattcagcccctcgagcctgttacacaggaacaggaggcccattcggcccctcgagcttgttacacaggaacaggaggcccattcagcccctcgagtctgttacacaggaacaggaggcccattcagcccctcgagcctgttacacaggaacaggaggcccattcagcctctcgagcctgttacacaggaacaggaggaggcccattcagcccctcgagcctgttacacaggaacaggaggaggcccattcagcccctcgagcctgttacacaggaacaggaggaggcccattcagtccctcgagcctgttacacaggaacaggaggaggcccattcagcccctcgagcctgttacacaggaacaggaggaggcccattcagtccctcgagcctgttactcaggaacaggaggaggcccattcagcccctcgagcctgttacacaggaacaggaggcccattcagctcctcgagcttgttacacaggaacaggaggaggcccattcagcccctcgagcctgttacacaggaacaggaggcccattcagcccctcgagcctgttgcaaaagaacaggaagcccattcagcccctcgagcctgttacacaggaacaggaggaggcccattcagcccctcgagcctgttacacaggaacaggaggagacccattcagcccctcgagcctgttacacaggaacaggaggcccattcagctcctcgagcctgttacacaggaacaggaggcccattcagcccctcgagcctgttacacaggaacaggaggaggcccattcagcccctcgagcctgttacacaggaacaggaggcccattcagcccctcgagcctgttacacaggaacaggaggaggcccattcagcccctcgagcctgttacacaggaacaggaggaggcccattcagcccttcgagcctgttacacaggaacaggaggaggcccattcagcccctcgagcctgttacacaggaacaggaagcccattatggagaccagaactgtgcacggtgctccaagtgtggtctaacccagggatatggagaccagaactgtgcgcggtgctcccagtgtggtctaacccagggatatggagaccagaactgtgcacagtgctcccagtgtggtctaacccagggatatggagaccagaactgtgcacggtgctcccagtgtggtctaacccagggatatggagaccagaactgtgcacggtgctcccagtgtggtctaacccagggatatgtagaccagaactgtgcacagtgctcccagtgtggtctaacccagggatatggagaccagaactgtgcacggtgctcccagtgtggtctaacccaggggatatggagacctagaactgttcacggtgctcccagtgtggtctaacccagggatatggagaccagaactgtgcacggtgctcccagtgtggtctaacccagggatatggagaccagaactgtgcacggtgctcccagtgtggtctaacccaggtatatggagaccagaactgtgcacggtgctcccagtgtggtctaacccagggatatggagaccagaactgtgcacggtgctcccagtgtggtctaacccaggtatatggagaccagaactgtgcacggtgctcccagtgtggtctaacccagggatatgtagaccagaactgtgcacagtgctcccagtgtggtctaacccaggggatatggagaccagaactgtgcacggtgctcccagtgtggtctaacccagggatatggagaccagaactgtgcacggtgctcccagtgtggtctaacccaggtatatggagaccagaactgtgcacggtgctcccagtgtggtctaacccagggatatggagaccagaactgtgcacggtgctcccagtgtggtctaacccaggggatatggagacctagaactgttcacggtgctcccagtgtggtctaacccagggatatggagaccagaactgtgcacggtgctcccagtgtggtctaaccaagggatatggagaccagaactgtgcacggtgctccaagtgtggcctaacccagggatatggagagcagaactgtgcacggtgctcccagtgtggtctaacccagggatatggagagcagaactgtgcacggtgctcccagtgtggtctaacccagggatatggagaccagaactgtgcacggtgctccaagtgtgtctaacccaggtatatggagaccagaactgtgcacggtgctcccagtgtggtctaacccaggggatatggagaccagaactgtgcacggtgctcccagtgtggcctaacccagggatatggagaccagaactgtgcacggtgctcccagtgtggtctaacccagggatatggaga
Coding sequences within:
- the LOC139246991 gene encoding transmembrane protein 238-like; amino-acid sequence: MSLMGLTRCTYALWLAVVLDAVGLATLLVGIFADLQRAGRDYGDMLIYTGAIVVFVSLIGWVFWYTGNMEISAAELARDYRPKESRLNRLVRQISRSVSVHAGPAGVASCGSGGGGARAAVRPPLRLKELQKTDGQARGEAATG